A genomic segment from Bacteroidota bacterium encodes:
- the glmM gene encoding phosphoglucosamine mutase, giving the protein MTLIKSISGIRGTIGGKPGEGLTPLDIVKFTAAFGTIVKNATEGKNIKVVIGRDARISGDMVNDIVTGTLMGMGITVVDLGLSTTPTVELAVKGENADGGIIITASHNPKQWNALKLLNNEGEFISSAQGEVVLQIAAEESFSFSDVNTLGKYIKDESYMQKHIDMILALPLVDIKAISERKFKIVIDCVNSSGGIFIPALLKALGVSDVVEMYCEPNGEFPHNPEPLPENLRDISKSVVKNKADLGLVVDPDVDRLAIVSEDGEMFGEEYTLVAVADYILKNNKGNTVSNLSSTRALQDITEKAGGLYKASAVGEVNVVEMMKQTNAVIGGEGNGGIIYPELHYGRDALVGIALFLTHLAKYENTCSMLRSSYPNYYISKNKIELTPEIDVDIVLQGIKEKYKKQPINSVDGIRIEFDKEWVHLRKSNTESIIRIYAESSLETTADNLAEKIISDIRDIIRHSKTEA; this is encoded by the coding sequence ATGACATTAATAAAATCGATTTCAGGTATAAGGGGGACAATAGGAGGTAAACCAGGAGAAGGTTTGACACCACTTGACATAGTGAAATTTACGGCTGCTTTTGGAACAATAGTCAAAAATGCAACAGAAGGGAAAAACATAAAGGTTGTAATTGGAAGAGATGCTAGGATTTCAGGGGACATGGTAAATGATATTGTTACCGGGACTCTGATGGGCATGGGAATAACAGTTGTTGATTTAGGCTTATCCACTACTCCAACAGTGGAACTGGCAGTAAAGGGTGAAAATGCAGACGGTGGAATAATTATTACAGCTAGTCATAATCCAAAACAATGGAACGCATTAAAACTACTGAATAATGAAGGAGAGTTTATATCCTCAGCTCAGGGCGAAGTGGTACTTCAAATTGCAGCAGAAGAGAGTTTTAGTTTTTCTGATGTAAATACCCTTGGTAAATACATAAAGGATGAGAGTTATATGCAAAAACATATAGACATGATACTTGCTCTTCCACTTGTTGATATAAAAGCTATTAGCGAAAGGAAGTTCAAAATTGTTATTGATTGCGTGAATTCATCGGGTGGAATATTTATACCAGCCCTGCTCAAGGCACTTGGAGTTAGTGATGTTGTAGAAATGTATTGTGAACCGAATGGGGAATTTCCTCATAACCCAGAGCCTTTGCCGGAGAATTTAAGGGATATTTCAAAAAGTGTTGTAAAAAACAAAGCCGATTTAGGATTGGTTGTAGATCCAGATGTTGACCGCCTTGCAATTGTTTCGGAAGATGGTGAAATGTTTGGAGAGGAATATACTCTTGTAGCAGTGGCTGATTATATATTAAAGAATAACAAAGGAAATACTGTTTCCAATCTTTCTTCCACACGCGCATTACAGGATATAACAGAAAAAGCAGGTGGATTATATAAAGCCTCGGCAGTGGGGGAGGTAAATGTTGTTGAAATGATGAAGCAAACAAATGCTGTAATTGGAGGAGAAGGAAATGGTGGAATAATTTACCCTGAATTACATTATGGGAGAGATGCCTTGGTTGGCATAGCCTTATTTCTTACCCATCTTGCAAAATATGAAAATACGTGTAGTATGTTAAGATCAAGTTATCCTAATTATTATATTTCAAAGAATAAAATTGAACTTACTCCAGAAATTGATGTTGATATTGTACTGCAAGGGATTAAGGAAAAATATAAGAAACAACCCATTAACTCCGTTGATGGTATCAGAATTGAATTTGATAAGGAATGGGTTCATTTGAGAAAATCGAATACAGAATCTATAATTAGAATTTATGCTGAAAGCAGTTTGGAAACAACTGCCGATAATCTGGCTGAAAAAATCATTTCAGATATAAGGGATATAATCAGACATTCAAAAACAGAAGCTTAA
- a CDS encoding tetratricopeptide repeat protein, which translates to MKLIKLLILVFLFSFENVLAQSQEIVDSLYRELKTEIQDTTKVNIYNSLCWQYFLFGDSEKAKQYGGKALVLSETIQFKKGQALALNYIGNVYAQKAEYTQALRNYFASLEIKKELGDEPALAASYNNIGNIFWNLGNLPEALKYHLKALKIREKVNNQFGVAQSYLNIGNIYLSQNNQSKALENYRVALAIQLSLDDKQALGFTYNNIGNVYENLSQSDSSMYYLRLAKVIREQLGDKWGLSNSYFNIGINYKRTLQFPQAILYMDSTLSLATEIEDKLLIARVYLQLSIINIDLKKYAQANINFQKSLSIATQLGAKEIIRDNYFYKGILDTITKHWESAYTSLDNYYVYRDSLVNEENRSNIVKQQMQFDFDKIESVLKEQQEKEREVSRAKQKTNTIVIGSIIAILILVSIFLFIIFNRFKITKQQKIIIEEKQREITDSIKYAQRIQKAILPGEEKFSEFFPDVFIFYKPKDIVSGDFYWISEIIKNNQKKILYAVADCTGHGVPGAFMSMIGNSLLNQIVNENGIDEPSKILELLRNGVINALNQTYNGENKDGMDIALCSIEKLNDMDYKVEYAGANNSLWIIPPANDSNEKTIVETKADKQPIGIFQEVQKPFTNHSFTLSKGSLVYIFTDGYADQFGGLKGKKFKYQPLKDLLIAIRSKNMVKQKILLNQTFEKWQGKEEQVDDICMIGVRL; encoded by the coding sequence TTGAAATTAATAAAGCTGCTTATTCTTGTTTTTTTATTTTCATTTGAAAATGTGCTCGCTCAATCCCAGGAAATAGTTGATTCCCTTTACCGTGAGTTAAAAACCGAAATTCAGGATACAACAAAAGTAAATATATACAACTCCCTTTGCTGGCAATACTTTTTATTTGGCGATTCAGAAAAAGCGAAACAATATGGAGGAAAAGCCTTAGTATTATCTGAAACAATTCAATTTAAAAAAGGCCAGGCATTGGCCCTAAATTATATAGGCAATGTGTATGCTCAAAAAGCGGAATACACACAGGCTCTAAGAAATTATTTTGCTTCGCTTGAAATTAAAAAAGAGTTGGGTGATGAACCTGCTTTGGCTGCTTCCTACAATAATATTGGAAACATTTTTTGGAATTTAGGAAACCTTCCCGAAGCACTCAAATACCATTTGAAAGCATTAAAAATAAGGGAAAAAGTGAACAATCAATTTGGAGTTGCACAATCTTATTTAAACATTGGGAATATTTATCTAAGCCAAAACAATCAAAGCAAAGCATTGGAAAATTATCGGGTAGCTTTAGCAATACAACTTAGTCTGGATGATAAACAAGCACTTGGATTTACATACAATAATATTGGCAATGTTTATGAAAATTTATCTCAAAGCGATAGTTCAATGTATTATTTAAGGCTTGCAAAAGTAATAAGAGAGCAACTTGGAGACAAATGGGGATTATCGAATTCGTATTTCAATATCGGAATTAATTATAAACGAACCTTACAATTCCCTCAAGCTATATTGTATATGGATAGCACACTTTCCCTGGCAACTGAAATTGAAGATAAATTGTTAATTGCAAGAGTTTACCTTCAATTATCCATTATTAATATCGATTTGAAAAAATATGCACAGGCAAATATAAATTTTCAAAAATCACTCTCTATTGCTACCCAACTCGGAGCCAAAGAAATTATAAGAGACAATTACTTTTACAAAGGAATATTAGATACCATTACTAAACATTGGGAAAGTGCGTACACTAGTTTAGATAATTATTATGTTTATAGAGACAGCCTTGTTAATGAAGAAAACAGAAGCAATATTGTGAAGCAACAAATGCAGTTTGATTTTGATAAAATAGAATCAGTATTAAAAGAACAACAAGAAAAGGAAAGAGAAGTATCAAGGGCAAAACAAAAAACAAACACCATTGTTATCGGTTCTATTATTGCCATTTTAATACTCGTGAGCATATTTTTGTTTATCATTTTCAACCGATTTAAAATCACAAAACAACAAAAAATAATTATTGAAGAAAAACAAAGAGAAATTACAGATTCTATTAAATATGCACAACGAATACAGAAAGCAATACTTCCAGGGGAGGAAAAATTTTCTGAATTTTTTCCCGATGTTTTTATTTTCTATAAACCAAAAGACATTGTAAGTGGAGATTTCTACTGGATTTCTGAAATAATTAAAAACAACCAAAAGAAAATTTTATATGCAGTAGCCGATTGTACTGGCCATGGAGTTCCCGGAGCATTTATGAGCATGATTGGAAATTCATTACTGAATCAAATAGTAAATGAAAATGGAATAGATGAACCTTCCAAAATACTGGAACTATTAAGAAATGGGGTAATTAATGCCTTAAATCAAACTTATAACGGTGAAAATAAAGATGGAATGGACATTGCCTTATGCTCCATTGAGAAACTAAATGATATGGATTATAAAGTAGAATATGCAGGTGCAAATAATTCTTTATGGATAATTCCCCCTGCCAATGATTCAAATGAAAAAACCATTGTAGAAACAAAAGCAGATAAACAACCCATTGGAATATTTCAGGAAGTACAAAAACCTTTTACCAACCATTCTTTTACCCTTTCAAAGGGCTCCCTGGTTTATATCTTTACCGATGGATATGCCGATCAGTTTGGCGGATTAAAAGGCAAAAAATTCAAATACCAGCCATTAAAAGATTTACTTATTGCCATAAGAAGTAAAAATATGGTTAAGCAAAAGATTTTGCTTAACCAAACATTTGAAAAATGGCAGGGCAAAGAGGAGCAAGTTGATGATATTTGCATGATTGGAGTCAGACTTTAA
- a CDS encoding MBL fold metallo-hydrolase — MKVTFLGTGTSQGVPLIGCNCEVCISADNRDKRLRTSILVETDGNTFVIDTGPDFRQQMLREKVEKIDAVIFTHEHKDHTAGFDDIRAYNFLLKKKIDVYATLRVQESLKKEFSYIFADEQYPGIPQVTLHHIENKPFNINQTEIIPIQAFHFKLPVLGFRIKDFTYITDANSIAEKEMEKLRGTKVLVLNALRKEEHISHFTLHQAVELMHRIRPEKGYFTHISHQLGLHEEINRELPDFLKLSYDGLKIEI, encoded by the coding sequence ATGAAAGTAACTTTTTTAGGTACTGGAACTTCCCAGGGGGTGCCATTAATAGGTTGTAATTGTGAGGTTTGCATATCTGCTGATAACAGAGATAAGAGATTGCGGACCAGTATCCTGGTAGAAACAGATGGCAATACTTTTGTAATTGATACAGGTCCTGATTTCCGGCAGCAAATGTTAAGGGAAAAGGTTGAAAAAATAGATGCCGTTATTTTTACTCATGAACATAAGGATCATACTGCAGGGTTTGATGACATAAGGGCATATAATTTTTTGCTAAAAAAGAAGATTGATGTTTATGCTACCTTAAGAGTTCAGGAAAGTTTAAAAAAAGAATTTTCCTATATTTTTGCCGATGAGCAGTATCCTGGAATCCCACAAGTTACTCTTCACCATATTGAAAACAAACCTTTTAATATAAACCAAACAGAAATAATACCTATTCAGGCTTTTCATTTTAAATTGCCAGTTTTAGGCTTTCGCATTAAGGATTTCACATATATTACAGATGCCAATTCCATTGCTGAAAAGGAAATGGAGAAACTAAGAGGAACAAAAGTATTGGTTTTAAATGCATTAAGAAAAGAAGAGCATATTTCGCATTTTACACTCCATCAAGCGGTTGAACTTATGCATAGGATAAGACCTGAAAAAGGATATTTTACACATATAAGCCACCAGTTGGGCCTTCATGAAGAAATCAACAGGGAGCTTCCTGATTTTCTCAAGTTAAGTTACGATGGTTTGAAAATAGAAATTTAA
- a CDS encoding phosphosulfolactate synthase — translation MNYFLPNIPKRDLKPRENGLTMMMDKGLSLRQTEDFLEMNSKLTDIVKLGFGTSYMSENLKEKIKLYQNAGIKVYLGGTLFEAFIIRGMFEDYRKLVDKFKLDTVEVSDGSIILEHGKKCEYISQLAKDYTVVSEVGSKEAGILVSPGKWVKMMNTELQAGSWKVIAEARESGNVGIYRPNGHAHTLLVNKILSKVPCSKIIWETPQKSQQAWFIKLIGANVNLGNIGYDDVIPLETLRLGLRGDTFFNFLTEKKVENPLNN, via the coding sequence ATGAATTATTTTTTACCCAATATACCCAAAAGGGATCTAAAACCAAGGGAAAACGGCCTTACCATGATGATGGATAAAGGACTAAGCTTACGCCAGACCGAAGATTTTCTTGAAATGAACAGTAAGCTTACAGATATTGTAAAATTAGGTTTTGGCACCTCTTACATGTCAGAAAATCTAAAAGAAAAAATTAAACTTTATCAGAATGCAGGTATAAAAGTTTATTTAGGCGGAACATTGTTCGAAGCATTTATAATCAGGGGAATGTTTGAGGACTACCGTAAACTTGTTGATAAATTCAAACTTGATACAGTGGAAGTTTCCGATGGATCAATTATTCTGGAGCATGGAAAAAAATGTGAATATATTTCTCAATTGGCTAAAGATTACACCGTAGTATCAGAAGTTGGATCAAAAGAAGCTGGGATATTGGTTAGCCCTGGAAAATGGGTTAAAATGATGAACACAGAACTACAGGCGGGATCCTGGAAAGTAATTGCCGAGGCAAGAGAAAGTGGAAACGTTGGTATCTATCGTCCAAATGGACATGCACATACCTTACTGGTCAATAAAATTCTTTCTAAAGTTCCATGTTCTAAAATAATTTGGGAAACACCACAAAAATCCCAGCAAGCATGGTTCATTAAGCTTATTGGAGCCAACGTAAATCTTGGAAATATAGGTTATGATGATGTAATACCCTTAGAAACCTTGCGTTTAGGCCTAAGAGGAGATACATTTTTTAATTTCCTTACGGAAAAAAAGGTTGAGAATCCACTAAACAATTAA
- a CDS encoding rhodanese-like domain-containing protein — MQELTVQELKSLIDTKKDFQLIDIRETYEVETSTMGGLHIPMGEIIENLDKIARDKPVIIHCKAGGRSANMVNLLSSQFGFNNLYNLKGGILSWSDEIDPSVPKY; from the coding sequence ATGCAAGAATTAACTGTACAAGAATTAAAATCACTTATTGATACCAAAAAAGATTTTCAACTCATTGATATTAGGGAAACTTATGAAGTTGAAACTTCAACAATGGGAGGATTGCATATTCCAATGGGTGAAATAATTGAAAATCTTGATAAAATTGCCAGGGATAAACCCGTAATTATTCACTGTAAAGCCGGAGGACGCTCAGCTAATATGGTTAATCTTCTTTCTTCTCAATTTGGATTCAATAATCTTTATAACCTTAAAGGCGGAATTCTTTCCTGGTCAGATGAAATAGATCCTTCAGTTCCAAAATATTAA
- a CDS encoding tetratricopeptide repeat protein, producing the protein MFEEEEDYFSSKDETREIVEKFENMLKNNEHYFFDVDDFEDIIEHYIEQNSIKKSFNVIEYALLQHPDSFILLLRKGQLLAATNKPQKSLDLLSKLENIEPTNIELHFTRGNIYSQLRQHNKAAEAFKKALEFAEEDIDDILLNIAFEYTNMGKYELAISHLKKALDVNPENESALFELAFCFEITGKPEDSIKYYHDFINLHPYSSSAWFNLGVAFSKQQLYEKAIDAYDFALAIDANYSSAYFNKGNSLVALEEYEMAIEVYKETFNYEEPDALAYYYIGECYEKLNDYSKAISYYRKASKLDPFLADAWIGIGMVLDEQGKQNESVHFLKKGVEIDKTNPEYWYILGDLQKKRGFNEEAQHAYEKVIEFNADNNDIWLDYSDMHFKTGDTVLALDIIYRGIKQNQINPDSSLYYRITAYLLKHGLVGDALGMFESGLSLDFQNNVSLFDYAPELKNNELLQEILTSHKS; encoded by the coding sequence ATGTTTGAAGAAGAAGAAGATTATTTTAGCAGTAAGGACGAGACAAGGGAAATAGTGGAAAAATTTGAAAACATGCTTAAGAATAATGAACATTATTTTTTTGATGTTGATGATTTTGAGGATATCATAGAACATTACATAGAACAAAACAGCATAAAGAAATCCTTCAATGTTATTGAATATGCACTCTTGCAGCATCCTGATTCTTTTATTCTCTTGTTAAGAAAAGGACAGCTTTTGGCAGCAACCAACAAACCCCAGAAATCACTTGATTTACTTAGCAAACTGGAAAACATTGAACCAACCAACATTGAACTTCATTTTACAAGAGGAAATATTTACAGCCAATTAAGGCAGCATAACAAGGCTGCGGAAGCTTTTAAGAAGGCCCTTGAATTCGCAGAGGAAGATATCGATGATATCCTATTGAATATTGCATTTGAGTACACAAATATGGGAAAATATGAACTTGCAATTTCTCATTTAAAAAAGGCTCTTGATGTTAATCCTGAAAATGAATCCGCGCTTTTCGAACTGGCTTTTTGCTTTGAAATAACAGGCAAACCAGAAGACAGTATTAAATACTACCATGATTTTATCAACCTTCATCCCTATTCATCCTCTGCTTGGTTTAATCTTGGTGTGGCCTTTAGTAAACAACAATTGTATGAAAAGGCAATTGATGCATATGATTTTGCCCTTGCAATTGATGCTAATTATTCCTCTGCTTATTTTAATAAAGGAAATTCTCTTGTGGCACTCGAAGAATATGAAATGGCAATTGAAGTTTATAAGGAAACCTTTAATTATGAGGAGCCTGACGCTCTTGCCTATTATTATATCGGGGAATGTTATGAAAAACTAAATGATTACAGCAAAGCCATTAGTTATTACCGCAAAGCGAGCAAACTCGATCCATTCCTTGCTGATGCATGGATAGGCATTGGAATGGTGCTGGATGAACAGGGAAAGCAAAATGAAAGTGTTCATTTCTTAAAAAAAGGTGTTGAAATTGACAAAACAAACCCTGAATATTGGTATATTCTGGGTGATCTCCAAAAAAAGAGGGGATTCAACGAAGAGGCTCAGCATGCATATGAAAAAGTTATAGAATTTAATGCTGATAACAATGATATTTGGTTGGATTATTCCGACATGCATTTCAAAACAGGTGATACGGTTCTTGCCCTTGATATCATTTACAGGGGAATTAAACAAAACCAAATAAATCCTGATTCATCACTTTACTATAGAATTACAGCTTATCTATTAAAACACGGGCTTGTAGGGGATGCCCTGGGAATGTTTGAATCAGGACTTTCCCTTGATTTTCAAAATAATGTAAGCTTGTTTGATTATGCTCCCGAATTAAAGAACAATGAACTTCTACAGGAAATTCTCACTTCTCATAAGTCATAA
- a CDS encoding gliding motility-associated C-terminal domain-containing protein, with product MVRLFFLFILNVFFVFSALAQKENNIWYFGEKAGLDFNGVNPLGLIDGELNTLEGCASVSDFMGNLLFYTDGVKIWNRLHAVMPNGDSLMGNYNSTQSAFIVKKPKADSVYYVFTTDQYGKMYGLRYSEVDMTLNGGLGAVTMNKNIPIHTPVCEKVTAIKHDNGNDYWIVSHHFGNNTFYCYLLNSTGINLNPVVSNVGSAIIDSINTKGYLKGSLDGKRIAAANANIGLEVFNFDNATGLISPTVIINKFLTEENVYGLEFSPNSRFLYVSYNLSPGRIVQLDLLAGSMNEIKNSSILLDSLGNGGALQLGPDKKIYCSKLNAAYVGVIKYPNEQGVSCGYVENEVFLEGRVSRFGLPPLLPYENFFLVNNTCLGDITKFSLNSLYSVDSVKWNFGDPASGILNFSTMENPFHKYNSLGSYEVYLDIYKKGIKETLMQVIHIYPYPPLFIGNDTLLCPGDVIILDATTPNGLYYWHNYGFNTPTLNVTTEGLYGVDIEVNGCRKSDLILIKYIYQPFDLGENVLFCYNEPLLLDVNAQGASHTWQDGNRNPSYLVTEKGKYWVTVKLDGCVNSDTIFIDYNSIPTKNFSNDTTICEGEEILLKIKQDNFNFLWQDNSTAGSFLLSEAGYYSVEISDDDCYYSYEINVEVEQCELEMPNVFTPNNDGINDRFVPFEILLKTKGELFIFNRFGLKVFETENLVSGWGGMCNGRPCNEGTYFWVVKFQTQTYGELTTKGFVTLLK from the coding sequence ATGGTACGACTCTTTTTCCTATTTATTTTAAATGTTTTTTTTGTTTTTTCTGCCCTTGCTCAAAAGGAAAATAATATATGGTATTTTGGAGAAAAAGCAGGGCTTGATTTTAATGGTGTAAATCCTCTGGGATTAATTGATGGTGAATTGAACACTTTGGAAGGCTGTGCTTCGGTTTCTGATTTTATGGGCAACCTGCTCTTTTACACTGACGGTGTTAAAATATGGAACCGGCTTCATGCTGTAATGCCAAATGGAGATAGTTTAATGGGAAATTACAATAGCACTCAATCAGCATTTATTGTAAAAAAACCAAAAGCAGATTCTGTATATTATGTGTTTACAACGGATCAATATGGAAAAATGTATGGATTAAGATATTCTGAGGTTGATATGACACTTAATGGAGGCCTTGGAGCAGTGACAATGAATAAGAACATTCCCATACATACTCCGGTTTGTGAAAAAGTAACAGCAATTAAACATGACAATGGAAATGATTATTGGATTGTTTCTCATCATTTTGGAAACAATACTTTTTACTGTTATTTGTTAAATTCAACAGGAATAAATTTAAATCCAGTTGTTAGTAATGTAGGATCTGCCATAATTGATTCTATTAATACAAAAGGCTATTTAAAGGGATCCTTGGATGGAAAGCGAATAGCTGCTGCAAATGCTAATATAGGGTTGGAGGTTTTTAATTTTGATAATGCCACAGGTTTAATAAGCCCTACTGTAATTATCAATAAATTTTTAACTGAGGAAAATGTATATGGGCTTGAGTTTTCACCCAATAGCAGGTTTCTGTATGTATCTTATAATTTAAGTCCCGGACGAATTGTTCAACTTGATCTATTAGCCGGATCAATGAATGAAATTAAAAATTCAAGTATTCTTTTAGATAGTTTGGGTAATGGCGGGGCTTTACAATTAGGACCTGATAAAAAAATTTATTGCTCAAAATTGAATGCTGCTTATGTAGGTGTTATTAAATATCCAAATGAGCAGGGGGTTAGCTGTGGGTATGTGGAAAATGAAGTTTTTCTTGAAGGGAGGGTTTCCAGGTTTGGCTTGCCTCCTTTATTGCCTTATGAAAACTTTTTTTTGGTTAATAATACCTGTTTGGGGGATATTACTAAATTTTCTTTAAACTCTTTATACTCGGTAGATTCAGTTAAATGGAATTTTGGTGATCCTGCCTCAGGAATATTGAACTTCTCTACAATGGAAAATCCATTTCATAAATATAACAGCCTGGGGAGTTACGAAGTTTATTTAGATATTTATAAAAAGGGAATAAAAGAAACCCTGATGCAAGTAATTCATATTTATCCTTATCCACCTTTATTTATTGGAAATGATACCTTGTTGTGTCCGGGTGATGTTATAATACTTGATGCCACCACACCCAATGGCCTTTATTACTGGCATAATTACGGATTTAATACACCAACTCTTAATGTTACCACCGAAGGACTTTATGGAGTTGATATAGAAGTTAATGGATGTAGGAAATCAGATTTAATTTTAATTAAATATATTTATCAACCCTTTGATCTTGGTGAGAATGTTTTGTTTTGTTACAATGAGCCGCTATTATTGGATGTAAATGCCCAGGGAGCATCGCACACCTGGCAGGATGGCAATAGAAATCCCTCTTATTTGGTTACAGAAAAAGGAAAATATTGGGTAACAGTAAAGCTGGATGGATGTGTAAATTCTGATACGATTTTTATTGATTATAATTCAATACCCACAAAAAATTTCAGTAATGACACCACTATTTGTGAAGGCGAGGAGATTTTGCTAAAAATCAAGCAGGATAATTTCAATTTCCTTTGGCAAGATAACTCCACAGCCGGTTCTTTTTTACTATCGGAGGCAGGGTATTATAGCGTAGAGATTTCAGATGATGATTGTTACTATTCGTATGAAATAAATGTAGAGGTAGAACAATGTGAACTGGAAATGCCCAATGTATTCACTCCCAATAATGATGGTATTAATGATAGGTTTGTTCCATTTGAAATTTTATTAAAAACCAAAGGGGAGTTATTCATTTTTAACCGGTTCGGATTAAAAGTTTTCGAAACAGAAAATTTGGTATCAGGATGGGGGGGAATGTGCAATGGGAGGCCCTGCAATGAGGGAACCTATTTTTGGGTTGTGAAATTTCAAACTCAAACGTATGGAGAATTGACAACAAAAGGTTTTGTAACGCTTTTAAAATAG
- a CDS encoding cysteine desulfurase, whose translation MKVYLDNAATTPLDEEVLEAMLPLMRDQFGNPSSIHSFGRQVRAAVEDARKTVSKLLNVSPAEIIFTSGGTEADNMAIQCSVIDYGIKHAITSRMEHHAVLHTLEKLASRNAIKLSFADIDKSGHIDLVHLEELLKENPKSFVSLMHANNEIGNLLPLEKVGEVCRNYGALFHSDTVQTMGHYSFDLQEIPIDFVTCAAHKFHGPKGVGFLYTNNKVKINPFIYGGSQERNMRGGTENVYGIVGLAKALEIASRDMEKHQEHIQGLKTYMIEKLRCNIAGIDFNGDCEGNCLYTVLNTSFPENKAAEMLLFNLDINGIAASGGSACTSGTDVGSHVLRAINADPKRSSIRFSFSKYNTKAEIDYCISKLVDIFSK comes from the coding sequence ATGAAGGTTTACCTAGACAATGCTGCAACTACCCCTTTAGATGAAGAAGTTCTGGAAGCAATGCTGCCATTGATGAGGGATCAATTTGGGAATCCTTCGTCAATTCATTCATTTGGAAGACAAGTAAGAGCAGCTGTTGAAGATGCACGTAAAACAGTTTCTAAACTGCTAAATGTTTCTCCTGCGGAAATAATTTTCACTTCAGGAGGTACAGAAGCAGACAATATGGCAATTCAATGTAGTGTAATTGATTATGGAATTAAGCATGCCATAACCAGTCGTATGGAACATCATGCAGTGCTACATACACTTGAAAAACTTGCCAGTCGTAATGCCATTAAATTGAGTTTTGCAGATATTGATAAATCAGGGCATATCGACCTTGTACATTTGGAAGAATTGCTCAAGGAAAATCCAAAGAGTTTTGTTTCATTAATGCATGCAAACAATGAAATTGGAAATTTATTACCACTAGAGAAAGTTGGTGAAGTGTGCAGAAATTATGGAGCATTGTTTCATAGTGATACAGTTCAGACAATGGGACATTATTCATTCGATTTACAAGAAATTCCCATTGATTTTGTTACTTGTGCAGCGCATAAGTTTCATGGTCCAAAAGGGGTTGGTTTCCTTTATACCAACAACAAAGTGAAGATTAATCCTTTTATTTACGGAGGTTCCCAGGAGCGAAATATGAGGGGAGGAACTGAGAATGTATATGGAATAGTAGGTCTTGCAAAAGCCTTAGAAATTGCCAGCCGTGATATGGAAAAGCACCAGGAGCATATTCAAGGTTTGAAAACGTATATGATAGAAAAATTAAGATGCAATATTGCTGGTATTGATTTTAATGGTGATTGTGAAGGCAATTGTTTATACACAGTATTGAATACTTCTTTTCCTGAAAATAAAGCTGCTGAAATGCTGCTTTTTAACCTTGATATTAATGGGATAGCTGCTTCTGGAGGAAGTGCTTGTACTTCTGGTACTGACGTGGGTTCACATGTATTAAGAGCAATTAACGCTGATCCAAAACGCTCATCAATTCGGTTTTCTTTTAGTAAATACAATACAAAGGCGGAAATAGACTATTGCATAAGCAAGTTGGTGGATATTTTCAGCAAGTAG